The following coding sequences lie in one Methanothermobacter sp. MT-2 genomic window:
- a CDS encoding energy-converting hydrogenase B, subunit C, which produces MDPITIIRSTILLISSILLLISAAGILRFKDNIPRVLYARIHILGVADVACIIALLTLYEPLLAVTYFILAPFAAHAIANAYYYGEEEQ; this is translated from the coding sequence ATGGATCCCATCACAATAATAAGATCCACCATACTATTGATCTCATCAATCCTATTATTGATAAGCGCCGCTGGCATCCTAAGATTCAAGGATAACATCCCAAGGGTACTATACGCAAGGATACACATCCTTGGAGTGGCCGATGTTGCATGCATCATAGCCCTTCTAACCTTATATGAGCCGCTTCTAGCAGTAACATACTTCATATTAGCACCATTCGCAGCCCATGCAATAGCAAACGCCTATTATTATGGGGAGGAGGAACAATGA
- a CDS encoding energy-converting hydrogenase B, subunit B — MNLLLISEYILLISLAIFIIAAVRIATRKTIAMGLVGVSALSIAIATTLIIINRIYNIGFCRDIAYALVLLGPIGTIAFARVLRGE, encoded by the coding sequence ATGAACCTACTACTAATCTCAGAATATATTCTACTCATATCCCTCGCAATATTCATAATAGCAGCTGTCAGAATAGCAACAAGAAAAACAATAGCAATGGGCCTTGTAGGAGTTTCAGCATTAAGTATTGCAATTGCAACAACCCTAATCATCATAAACAGAATCTATAATATAGGATTCTGCAGAGACATCGCCTACGCCCTAGTACTACTCGGACCCATTGGTACAATAGCATTCGCAAGGGTCTTGAGAGGTGAATAA
- a CDS encoding multisubunit Na+/H+ antiporter, MnhE subunit: MSIARIGYGIAYFIILIYNILKSALNVARMVLTGGIQPVVVEIETILERPISQTILANSITLTPGTLSIDLDSEKGLLKVATIIPKEKKEIIPFEPYIKKMLE, from the coding sequence ATGTCCATAGCAAGAATCGGTTATGGAATCGCCTATTTCATCATATTAATATACAATATCCTCAAATCAGCCCTAAACGTGGCCAGGATGGTTTTAACAGGGGGCATACAACCTGTAGTGGTTGAAATTGAAACTATTCTAGAGCGTCCCATATCCCAGACCATACTCGCCAACAGCATAACACTAACACCTGGAACACTATCAATAGACCTTGATTCAGAAAAAGGACTATTAAAAGTCGCCACAATAATACCAAAAGAAAAAAAGGAGATAATACCATTTGAACCCTACATCAAAAAAATGCTCGAATAA
- a CDS encoding glucose-methanol-choline oxidoreductase, with the protein MKAIVVGTGAGGATAARELSAQGFKVTILEAGGTFKPFRRLLSLATPLRKTGLLGDERIISRIFPPMNATRSSNELVLLRGMTMGGSTVLSCGNIARAEHGLKEIGLDLTPEFEEIEESIGIREFPREKWRPITKKMFEVAEEFGLKPKIVNKAIDPEKCICCGLCELGCANGAKWDSRNFLDDAIRGGAILHTSSPVEKLIVENGTVKGVKLRSRFKSKTLKADIVVLAAGGIGTAQILKASGLPAKDNLWVDIVLTLGGVLKGANQLKEPPMAWYTKHEDYILSPYFDILSHWFHKPWRNVPITDRVGMMVKLADIEKGTVFADGKVEKTIKREDHLRIDKAISEAEKIMESAGVSGPYIKGMYNGGHLGGTVPLKAEDVDSMKPLWLPRRLWVADLSLAPRSQGLPTILLAAALALKVSRKIIERWEGK; encoded by the coding sequence ATGAAAGCAATAGTTGTGGGAACCGGGGCAGGAGGAGCGACAGCTGCACGTGAATTATCAGCCCAAGGCTTCAAAGTAACAATATTAGAGGCAGGAGGGACATTCAAGCCATTCAGAAGACTTTTATCATTGGCAACACCATTAAGAAAAACAGGCCTTTTAGGTGATGAAAGGATTATTAGCCGCATATTTCCTCCAATGAATGCCACACGTTCATCAAATGAACTTGTACTTTTAAGGGGCATGACAATGGGCGGCTCCACAGTACTTTCCTGTGGCAATATAGCGCGTGCTGAACACGGACTAAAAGAAATTGGACTTGACCTCACACCAGAATTTGAAGAAATTGAGGAAAGTATTGGTATAAGAGAATTTCCAAGGGAAAAATGGAGGCCAATAACAAAGAAAATGTTTGAAGTTGCAGAAGAATTCGGATTGAAACCAAAAATTGTAAACAAGGCTATAGACCCTGAAAAGTGCATATGTTGTGGATTATGCGAGCTTGGATGTGCTAATGGCGCGAAATGGGACTCTAGAAATTTTTTAGATGATGCAATTCGTGGAGGCGCCATACTACATACATCATCACCCGTTGAAAAACTTATAGTAGAAAATGGAACTGTTAAAGGAGTTAAATTGAGATCAAGGTTCAAATCAAAAACTTTAAAAGCAGATATTGTGGTTTTAGCTGCTGGAGGAATAGGCACGGCCCAGATACTGAAGGCATCAGGTTTACCTGCCAAAGACAATTTATGGGTTGACATCGTCCTTACATTAGGGGGTGTTCTTAAAGGGGCTAATCAGCTCAAGGAACCTCCAATGGCATGGTATACAAAACATGAGGATTATATCCTTTCCCCATATTTTGATATTCTCTCCCACTGGTTCCATAAACCATGGAGAAACGTTCCTATAACAGATAGAGTTGGCATGATGGTAAAACTTGCCGATATAGAGAAAGGAACAGTCTTTGCGGATGGAAAAGTGGAAAAAACTATAAAAAGGGAGGATCATCTGCGCATAGATAAGGCAATTAGTGAAGCTGAAAAAATCATGGAATCAGCAGGGGTTTCAGGTCCATATATTAAGGGGATGTATAATGGTGGGCACCTTGGAGGTACTGTTCCTCTTAAGGCTGAAGATGTGGATTCAATGAAGCCTTTATGGTTGCCTAGAAGGTTATGGGTGGCCGATCTTTCATTAGCGCCTCGTTCACAAGGTTTACCCACAATATTGCTCGCCGCAGCCCTTGCACTTAAAGTATCAAGAAAAATAATAGAACGTTGGGAAGGAAAATAA
- a CDS encoding long-chain-fatty-acid--CoA ligase has translation MKLILLTGANGFLGTQIALRLIKRRKHKIMVLIRAKNKDDATNRLYRAWWEFPRLLGEIGGRIHVLNGDISEKNLGLEKKEYEKLVKNVTHIIHAAADWRLKASLKELQKTNVQGTQNLLKLAQLIHEDHGLERFSHISTAYVAGAKMGVIEEDNLTSKHGFLSNYERTKFESEIEVRKSRFDVSIFRPSMIVGDSSTGYVKTFNTIYVLLKLYLKGQLPIVPVSPSMKINLVPVDYVADAVVNLNFDSRAINKTFHLTAPSKSLPTVKELIKFVKAWSYENLKFRPNDPIYIPLSTSVIRKISSLSPLFGKRTAKLLETMNILSPYFNENREYQRDNTEEILGPYKHDWHDFLPKILEFAIYHGFLHRSDRTVHEQALFRLKGRSMPITYYDITKGEIKRFSAADIHKSIIKALKSLQAMGIRKGDKILIVGFNSTKYFILDIAIGLAGAISVPIYYTSPLDEIREILDDSCAKILFAGTPRLLKDLKKLEIQIPIISFYDKNINDHPNAISWEKFLKIGETREIIDVPLNFNDIATIRYTSGTTGKPQGVIFTHGNLRWMAEFIASMPPWKHKIKEVSYLSFLPMNHVVEGIFGTYSPYYAPTSLKIYFLENFKDLVKALRKVKPNIFFSVPRFYEKVWCNLQKSRTGRIYLNSKGILKKVLKKLIKREILKKTGLDKCAQLIVGSAPINDDLLQSYHETGIEIHNAYGLTEAPLVTINRPGKNRIGTVGEPLPSTEIKIASDGEIMVKGPQVTPGYYKSDSNHIFKNGWLPTGDIGHITPKGALVITGRKKEVIINSYGKTISPLKNEGMLKNIPGIKEAMVIGNGKPYCSALLWAEKTEINLNIDNNIEKINTRLSHPEEIKKWVLLNEDLAIGADLTANLKLKRKAIIKRHEDIIKFIYGDGPKPDKILHFGHIKVRS, from the coding sequence ATGAAACTCATATTGTTAACTGGTGCAAATGGTTTTTTAGGAACTCAAATTGCCCTAAGACTCATTAAACGGCGCAAACATAAAATCATGGTTTTAATAAGGGCCAAGAATAAAGACGATGCTACCAACAGGTTGTATAGGGCATGGTGGGAATTCCCAAGACTTTTAGGGGAAATAGGTGGCAGAATCCATGTGTTAAATGGGGATATTTCAGAGAAAAATCTTGGTCTGGAAAAAAAGGAATATGAGAAGCTTGTTAAGAATGTTACTCACATAATTCACGCTGCCGCGGATTGGAGACTCAAAGCTTCATTGAAAGAACTCCAAAAAACAAATGTACAAGGAACTCAAAACCTATTAAAATTGGCCCAATTAATCCATGAAGACCATGGACTGGAACGTTTTTCCCACATATCCACGGCTTATGTTGCCGGGGCCAAAATGGGTGTTATAGAGGAGGATAATTTAACATCAAAGCATGGTTTTTTAAGTAATTATGAGAGGACTAAATTTGAAAGCGAAATTGAAGTAAGAAAATCAAGATTTGATGTGTCTATTTTTCGTCCGAGCATGATTGTGGGTGATTCTTCCACAGGATATGTTAAAACATTTAACACAATATATGTACTATTAAAGCTTTATTTAAAGGGGCAATTACCAATAGTTCCAGTTTCTCCATCAATGAAAATTAATCTAGTGCCTGTAGACTATGTTGCAGATGCTGTTGTAAATTTGAATTTTGATTCAAGAGCAATAAATAAAACTTTCCATTTAACAGCGCCGAGCAAATCTCTTCCTACTGTAAAAGAACTTATAAAATTTGTTAAAGCATGGTCATATGAAAACCTTAAGTTTAGGCCTAATGATCCCATTTACATACCATTAAGCACTTCAGTCATCCGAAAAATTTCATCTCTTAGCCCTTTATTTGGAAAAAGAACAGCCAAATTACTAGAAACCATGAACATTCTCTCCCCTTATTTTAATGAAAACAGAGAATATCAGAGGGATAACACTGAAGAAATACTTGGACCCTATAAACATGACTGGCATGATTTTCTGCCTAAAATCCTTGAATTCGCTATCTATCATGGATTTTTACACAGGTCCGACCGTACAGTCCATGAACAAGCCCTATTCAGGTTAAAAGGTAGAAGCATGCCCATTACCTATTATGACATTACCAAAGGCGAAATTAAAAGGTTTAGCGCGGCAGATATCCATAAAAGTATAATCAAAGCTTTAAAATCTCTTCAGGCAATGGGGATCCGTAAAGGTGACAAAATATTAATAGTAGGTTTCAACAGCACAAAATACTTTATATTGGATATTGCAATTGGCCTTGCAGGCGCCATAAGCGTCCCAATCTATTATACAAGTCCCCTGGATGAAATCAGGGAAATATTAGATGACAGTTGCGCGAAAATACTTTTCGCAGGCACCCCAAGACTTTTAAAAGACCTTAAAAAACTTGAAATACAAATTCCAATCATATCATTCTATGATAAGAATATTAATGACCATCCAAATGCTATTTCATGGGAAAAGTTCCTTAAAATTGGTGAAACGAGAGAAATCATAGACGTTCCTTTAAATTTTAATGACATTGCTACTATACGTTATACTTCCGGGACAACAGGAAAACCACAAGGAGTCATATTTACTCATGGAAATCTAAGATGGATGGCAGAATTCATTGCATCAATGCCCCCATGGAAACACAAAATCAAAGAAGTATCTTATCTATCATTTTTACCCATGAACCATGTTGTCGAGGGCATATTCGGCACATATTCACCATACTACGCCCCCACCTCCTTGAAAATCTACTTCCTTGAAAACTTCAAAGACCTTGTAAAAGCTCTCCGGAAAGTAAAACCTAACATATTCTTTTCAGTGCCCAGATTTTATGAAAAAGTATGGTGCAACCTACAAAAGTCAAGAACAGGAAGAATATACCTCAATTCAAAGGGGATACTCAAAAAAGTCTTAAAAAAACTAATTAAAAGAGAAATTCTCAAAAAAACTGGCTTAGATAAATGCGCCCAACTAATTGTTGGCTCCGCACCAATAAACGATGATCTACTCCAATCCTACCATGAAACTGGTATTGAAATCCACAATGCATATGGATTAACTGAAGCACCCCTCGTAACAATTAACAGACCAGGAAAAAACAGAATAGGGACAGTAGGCGAACCCCTACCATCCACAGAAATCAAAATAGCTTCAGACGGTGAAATAATGGTAAAAGGACCGCAAGTAACTCCAGGCTACTATAAAAGCGACTCAAATCATATCTTTAAAAATGGGTGGCTCCCCACCGGCGACATCGGCCACATAACCCCAAAGGGAGCTCTTGTAATCACTGGCCGGAAAAAGGAAGTTATAATCAACTCTTATGGGAAAACGATAAGTCCACTAAAAAATGAGGGAATGCTCAAAAACATCCCAGGAATCAAAGAAGCCATGGTAATCGGTAATGGAAAACCCTACTGTAGCGCGCTTTTATGGGCTGAAAAAACAGAAATAAATCTAAATATAGATAACAACATTGAAAAGATAAATACCAGACTATCCCATCCAGAAGAGATCAAAAAATGGGTCCTTTTAAATGAAGACCTTGCGATAGGAGCTGATCTAACCGCAAACCTCAAACTTAAAAGAAAAGCCATTATTAAACGTCATGAAGACATTATTAAATTCATTTATGGAGATGGTCCAAAACCCGATAAAATACTACATTTTGGCCATATCAAGGTGCGCTCATGA
- a CDS encoding polysaccharide pyruvyl transferase — protein sequence MKCFPRILLAGYNGANNTGSEARLLSIIDDIRTNVGSKVPITIPTLNEANLRRYLKEDKFLKIVPISPIFFFDIRRLVKEHDILLLVEGSCYMDTWTSALLWAFLWATRCAYNFKKPSIAYAVDAGHLSSLNKFLVRREASNTSLILTRARLAASRLEKIGVKAPIETTADCAFTFKTEKEDTNILEEIWPNPNQGVVGLAPVDFYLWPVVIRPWGKKENLYRWPYYYSRSKERIQGSEQLALKWAQEADRIIRKHDKRIALICMEELDEPMARSIKDKMENPEMVKIFLSKEYNASQMTNILRGLELLITSRYHASVLSIEALIPQIAIGHDTRLKGLYMEMRLKDYLLDSLSSELWHNLSKRVDELLENPKMQERTLKWGFVEHFNRASRNPKILKDFLQERGWRVER from the coding sequence ATGAAATGTTTTCCGAGAATTCTTTTAGCTGGCTATAATGGTGCCAATAACACTGGTTCTGAAGCAAGGCTGCTTTCCATAATAGATGACATAAGGACAAATGTGGGCTCTAAGGTACCGATTACTATCCCAACATTAAATGAGGCAAACTTGAGACGTTATCTTAAAGAAGACAAATTTTTAAAAATTGTCCCTATATCCCCTATATTCTTTTTTGATATAAGAAGGCTGGTTAAAGAACATGACATTCTCTTATTAGTTGAAGGAAGCTGCTACATGGACACATGGACTTCAGCACTTCTCTGGGCCTTTTTATGGGCTACAAGATGTGCTTATAATTTTAAAAAACCAAGTATTGCCTATGCAGTAGATGCCGGACACCTGTCATCTTTAAACAAGTTTTTGGTTAGACGAGAAGCCAGCAATACAAGTCTAATTTTAACAAGAGCAAGACTAGCAGCGAGCAGACTCGAAAAAATAGGAGTCAAAGCACCCATTGAAACTACAGCTGACTGCGCATTCACATTCAAAACAGAAAAAGAAGATACTAACATTCTAGAGGAAATCTGGCCAAATCCAAATCAAGGAGTGGTAGGTTTAGCGCCAGTCGATTTTTATCTATGGCCAGTAGTAATACGACCATGGGGTAAAAAAGAAAACTTGTACAGGTGGCCTTATTATTATTCCCGCTCAAAAGAAAGAATCCAAGGAAGCGAACAACTAGCTCTCAAATGGGCTCAAGAAGCTGATAGGATAATCAGAAAACATGATAAGAGGATAGCTTTAATTTGCATGGAAGAACTGGACGAGCCAATGGCAAGAAGCATAAAAGATAAAATGGAAAATCCTGAAATGGTAAAAATATTCTTATCAAAAGAATATAACGCTTCCCAGATGACAAACATCCTCAGAGGCCTTGAACTTCTCATAACCTCCCGTTACCATGCTTCAGTTTTGTCAATTGAGGCTTTAATCCCCCAAATAGCAATAGGACATGATACTCGTCTTAAAGGACTTTACATGGAAATGAGACTAAAAGATTATCTTTTGGACAGCCTTTCATCAGAACTCTGGCATAATCTGAGTAAAAGGGTTGATGAATTGCTTGAAAATCCTAAAATGCAAGAAAGGACATTAAAATGGGGATTTGTTGAACATTTTAATCGTGCCAGCAGAAACCCGAAGATACTTAAAGATTTTCTCCAGGAAAGAGGCTGGAGAGTGGAAAGATGA
- a CDS encoding predicted deacylase, with protein MTNPLDIKIIYKGSGGYLEKNAIMKGYIRDNPSFRGLFECSRMGTPLVKLGGGRPCVMVTAGVHGNEIPPQLASLELIKFLGSLDIHGTVYVIPFAAPWSTMNNIRWFKGVDLNRSSHAPGSVTNTIFKMALGLGVDAIGDFHSTAPRSNPGRESIFCSKSPCRRSYLIAKYISRRSSSDVICYESAASHYKGALEDECNLGGVGAVTCEVVSKNGSLNPGSLERSLLQMKIFLKYFNVI; from the coding sequence GTGACAAACCCCCTAGACATTAAGATCATATATAAGGGTTCGGGCGGCTATTTGGAAAAAAATGCTATTATGAAAGGGTATATTAGGGATAACCCATCTTTTAGGGGTTTGTTTGAGTGTTCTAGGATGGGCACGCCCCTCGTCAAGTTAGGAGGGGGTAGGCCTTGTGTAATGGTAACTGCGGGTGTTCATGGTAATGAGATTCCGCCGCAACTTGCAAGTCTTGAACTTATAAAGTTTCTTGGTTCTTTGGATATTCATGGCACTGTTTATGTTATACCTTTTGCCGCGCCTTGGTCGACCATGAATAATATTCGTTGGTTTAAGGGTGTTGATCTTAACCGTTCTTCTCATGCTCCGGGTTCTGTGACAAATACAATATTTAAAATGGCGCTTGGTTTAGGTGTGGATGCTATTGGAGATTTTCATTCAACGGCTCCGCGGAGTAATCCTGGGAGAGAGAGCATATTCTGTTCTAAGAGTCCTTGTAGGAGAAGTTATCTGATAGCAAAGTATATAAGTAGAAGGAGTTCATCAGATGTTATATGTTATGAAAGTGCGGCTTCGCATTATAAAGGAGCTCTTGAGGATGAATGCAACCTTGGTGGTGTAGGCGCCGTTACTTGTGAGGTCGTATCAAAGAATGGGTCGCTAAATCCTGGAAGCCTTGAAAGATCGCTCCTTCAAATGAAGATTTTCCTTAAATATTTCAATGTAATCTAG